A single genomic interval of Bacteroidota bacterium harbors:
- a CDS encoding methyltransferase → MSNAIFAFKQFKVRQDKCPMKISTDSVLIGAWVNPKGKNTILDIGTGTGILALMLAQRSSAMIDAIDICAEGCKQAAENFSNSTWSNKLTIQCTPLQEFFPKKKYDLIISNPPFFPCPKAHKEKDGAQARFNHKLSFAELADGVVRLLSPKGSFHVILPVHEGTSFTNEAEKRKLFLTDYVWVKTTARKKFPKRILMKFEFSQKQMNDDKILVIQSDNEYTKEYKELTKEYYLKF, encoded by the coding sequence ATGTCAAATGCCATTTTTGCCTTTAAGCAGTTCAAAGTAAGGCAGGATAAGTGCCCGATGAAAATCAGCACCGATTCGGTTCTGATTGGCGCATGGGTTAATCCCAAGGGAAAAAATACAATTTTAGATATCGGAACAGGAACAGGCATCCTCGCCCTCATGCTCGCCCAGCGCTCTTCCGCCATGATTGATGCCATTGATATTTGTGCCGAAGGATGCAAACAAGCAGCCGAAAATTTTTCTAATTCAACGTGGAGCAATAAACTGACTATTCAATGCACCCCGCTGCAAGAGTTTTTCCCCAAAAAGAAATACGATTTGATTATCAGCAACCCGCCTTTTTTCCCCTGCCCCAAAGCGCATAAAGAAAAAGATGGAGCGCAGGCAAGGTTCAATCATAAATTATCTTTTGCCGAACTGGCAGATGGGGTTGTCAGATTGCTTTCTCCCAAAGGAAGCTTTCATGTAATTCTTCCTGTGCACGAAGGCACCAGTTTCACCAACGAAGCCGAAAAGAGAAAACTGTTTTTAACAGATTACGTTTGGGTGAAAACAACTGCGCGAAAAAAGTTTCCGAAGAGGATACTTATGAAATTTGAATTCTCTCAAAAGCAAATGAATGACGATAAAATTTTAGTTATTCAAAGCGATAATGAATATACAAAAGAGTATAAAGAGCTTACCAAGGAGTATTATTTGAAGTTTTGA
- the rpsP gene encoding 30S ribosomal protein S16 — translation MPAIIRLSRHGKKGQAFYHIVVADSRYARDARFIEKIGTYNPRTNPVTVELKFDNAVAWIQKGAKPSDTMRSILSNKGVMYKAHLQKGVAKGVLTQELADAKFAQWMSEKDVKTSTKKSSSEASRKDAYKKRMATETSARDNRSAKRKAKEDALVAAQIPAEDATSKGADAT, via the coding sequence ATGCCAGCCATTATCCGCCTTTCACGCCATGGAAAAAAAGGACAAGCGTTCTACCACATTGTGGTTGCCGACAGCCGTTATGCCCGCGATGCCCGTTTCATTGAAAAAATCGGAACCTACAACCCGCGCACTAATCCCGTAACAGTTGAACTTAAATTTGACAATGCTGTTGCCTGGATTCAGAAAGGAGCAAAGCCATCTGACACCATGCGATCCATACTTTCCAATAAAGGAGTAATGTATAAAGCCCATCTGCAGAAAGGAGTGGCTAAAGGAGTTCTCACACAAGAACTGGCAGATGCAAAATTCGCCCAATGGATGTCTGAAAAAGATGTAAAAACCAGCACTAAAAAATCATCTTCTGAAGCATCCAGAAAAGATGCCTACAAAAAACGCATGGCAACTGAAACATCGGCAAGAGACAACCGCAGCGCAAAACGCAAGGCAAAAGAAGATGCACTAGTTGCAGCCCAAATTCCCGCAGAAGATGCCACATCTAAAGGAGCAGATGCCACATAA
- a CDS encoding PD40 domain-containing protein yields the protein MKKTLLLFIAFTVFQASYSQKDDTNVFTKGTDEYKMFMARQDFFGGDYRSALNKYKEVEKNRPNDGAVHFYIGECYYMMKTYEDALDELEKAKSLNPSATAELPLLLGKTYHMRSLIDKALDELNIYRKSIADNSKKITESEVDVEIAQCNVAKELMSKPVNVKLISLVDINSQYDDKGPVLTNADKTIIFTSRRPADDKSKTDTEGDYGFYDDVYESYWSDEKRTWLSAEPIRGPINTPGYDAVTSISPDGTMMFLYRNDPAEARGGEIFLSRKATSGKWKTPEILLKPVNTSYYEDAACISPDGNTLYFISERPGGLGRGDIYESKKAGEVWAEPVNIGAPVNTPFDENGLYLLPDGKTLFFCSNGPASMGSYDIFKTTLGSDGKWTSPVNVGCPINSVAMETKFVMTADKKTAYIASVRDSGLGERDIVMIDISNYDVMTAVNILSITTISTLKGKVMSSDSAHAALFVEIRIIDKATGAQVTMTKSGEDGSYSIEFPGDKQYILEIKPDGYQKFSEEISVPAGKTSSKDITLIKN from the coding sequence ATGAAAAAAACTCTTCTCTTGTTTATTGCATTCACCGTCTTTCAGGCATCGTATTCGCAGAAAGACGATACAAACGTTTTCACAAAAGGAACGGATGAATACAAAATGTTTATGGCGCGCCAGGATTTTTTTGGAGGAGATTACCGTTCTGCGCTGAATAAATATAAGGAAGTTGAAAAAAACCGACCCAACGATGGAGCGGTTCACTTTTATATAGGTGAATGTTATTACATGATGAAGACCTATGAAGATGCGCTGGATGAACTGGAAAAAGCCAAATCACTTAATCCCAGCGCAACAGCAGAACTTCCGCTGCTGCTTGGAAAAACCTATCACATGCGCTCCCTGATAGATAAAGCGCTGGATGAATTAAACATCTACCGAAAGTCTATAGCCGACAACTCTAAGAAAATTACTGAAAGCGAAGTAGATGTTGAAATCGCCCAATGCAATGTGGCAAAGGAACTGATGTCAAAACCCGTGAATGTGAAACTTATCTCTTTGGTGGATATTAATTCGCAGTATGATGACAAAGGTCCGGTGCTGACCAATGCAGACAAAACAATCATATTCACTTCCCGCAGGCCCGCAGATGATAAATCAAAAACCGATACCGAAGGCGACTATGGATTCTATGATGATGTATATGAAAGTTATTGGAGCGATGAAAAAAGAACATGGCTTTCTGCCGAACCCATTCGCGGACCCATCAATACGCCAGGGTACGATGCGGTTACGAGCATTTCACCAGACGGAACCATGATGTTTCTTTACCGCAATGACCCTGCCGAAGCAAGAGGAGGAGAAATCTTCTTATCCAGAAAAGCAACTTCCGGCAAATGGAAAACACCTGAAATACTGCTCAAGCCCGTAAACACAAGCTACTATGAAGATGCCGCTTGTATTTCTCCTGATGGCAACACACTTTATTTTATAAGCGAACGCCCGGGCGGATTAGGAAGAGGTGATATATATGAATCAAAAAAAGCAGGCGAAGTGTGGGCAGAGCCGGTAAATATTGGAGCTCCTGTCAATACTCCTTTTGATGAAAACGGATTATATCTTCTGCCTGATGGCAAAACTCTTTTCTTCTGTTCCAACGGACCTGCTTCCATGGGCTCGTATGATATTTTTAAAACCACACTCGGCTCAGATGGAAAATGGACATCTCCTGTAAATGTTGGCTGCCCAATAAACAGTGTAGCAATGGAAACAAAATTTGTTATGACTGCGGATAAAAAAACTGCCTATATAGCATCCGTTCGCGATAGCGGCTTGGGCGAAAGGGATATTGTAATGATAGATATTTCTAATTATGATGTGATGACTGCAGTAAACATTCTTTCCATTACTACTATTTCTACTTTAAAAGGAAAAGTAATGAGTTCAGACAGCGCCCATGCTGCCCTTTTTGTTGAAATCAGAATTATAGATAAAGCAACAGGCGCTCAGGTAACAATGACAAAATCAGGCGAAGATGGTTCTTATTCCATAGAATTCCCCGGTGATAAGCAATACATCCTTGAAATAAAGCCCGATGGATATCAGAAGTTCTCTGAAGAAATATCTGTTCCCGCAGGAAAAACTTCTTCCAAAGACATTACTCTCATTAAGAATTGA